A window of Exiguobacterium sp. FSL W8-0210 genomic DNA:
TTTGGAGACACGATAGAGCGGTGGTAAGGCAACGAAGACCTTCCCAGCGTCGATCAACGGGCGCATGTAGCGGAAGAAGAACGTCAATAGCAAGACTTGGATGTGCGCGCCATCGGTATCGGCATCGGTCATGATGATGACTTTATCGAAATTACAATCCGATAAGTCGAAATCAGCTCCGACACCGCCGCCAATCGCATGAATGATCGTGTTGATCTCTTCATTCTTCATGATATCGGCGAGTTTCGCTTTTTCCGTATTCAAGACCTTCCCACGGAGAGGAAGGATCGCTTGGAACGTCCGGTTTCGTCCTTGTTTCGCAGAACCACCGGCAGAATCACCCTCGACGAGGAACAATTCATTCTTGTCCGCGTTTTTCGAAGCAGCAGGCGTCAGTTTCCCGTTCAAGATGCTCGAACGTTTCTTCTTTTTCCCGTTTCGTGCTTCTTCGCGGGCTTTCCGCGCTGCTTCACGCGCTTGTGCTGCGCGAATCGCTTTTTTGATCAATAGTGTCGCCGTTTGCGGGTTCTCTTCCAAGTACGTCGAGAGACGACGGCTGATGACAGCGTCGCAGCTCGTCCGTGCTTCCGGCGAACCGAGTTTCGACTTCGTTTGTCCTTCGAACTGGAGGAACTCTTCCGGAATCCGGATTGAGACGATCATCGTCAACCCTTCGCGGATATCGTTTCCGTCAAGGTTCTTATCCTTTTCCTTCAAGAGCGTGTTCTTCCGGGCATATTCATTCATGACCCGTGTCATCGCTGTCTTCGCACCGACTTCGTGTGTTCCACCGTCGCGTGTCCGGACGTTGTTGACGAACGACAGGACGTTTTCCGAGTACGCATCCGTGAACTGGAAGGCGATATCGACTTCGATCTCGTTTTCCGTACCTTCGAACGCAACCGTCGGATGCAGTGTATCTTTATCATCGTTCAAGTACTGGACGAATTCGCTGACACCGTCTTGGTACTGGAAGATGTCCTGTTTATCGGACCGTTCGTCCGTCAGCGTAATCTTCAGACCTTTCAGCAAGAAAGCGGATTCGCGTAAGCGTTCCGCGAGCGTATCGTAGTTGTATGTCAACGTACTGAAGATCGAGCCATCTGGTTTAAAGTAAACGCTCGTTCCTTTTTGACGCGTCGTACCCGTTTCAAGCAACGTCGTCTTCGGCATCCCACCGTTTTCAAACGTTTGCTCATATTGTTTCCCGTCACGGAAGATCGTTACTTTCAAATCCGTTGATAAGGCGTTAACGACCGACGCCCCGACGCCGTGTAAGCCACCGGACGTCTTATATCCACCTTGTCCGAACTTACCACCGGCGTGAAGGACCGTGAAGATGACTTCAGCAGTCGGTTTTCCAGACGCATGCATCCCCGTCGGCATCCCACGTCCATGGTCACGGACCGTGATCGCATTATCTTTATGGATCGTGACATCAATTTGTTCCCCGAATCCTGCGAGTGCTTCATCGATCGCGTTATCAACGATCTCGTAGACGAGATGGTGAAGTCCACGGTGATCGGTAGAACCGATATACATACCTGGGCGCTTCCGGACTGCTTCGAGTCCTTCGAGCACCTGTATGGCATCATCATTGTAGTTATTTAAGTCTGTCGCCATTCATTTCACCTCAAAATTCGAAATTACGATGTCGTTTTTACAAACGTTCGTTCGTTATTTCGAGTAGTCTGTCTCTAATTGTAGGCATCTTCTTGCTTCCTGACAAGCATAACCTGTAAAGCGCATGAAAAAAGACACCTTCACGAACGGGTGAAGATGCCTGAAATCGTGCGATGACTCACAGATATTGATGCTCGATTTTGATGCAACGATTCTCGATATATGGAATACCAGCACCAAGTGCGAGACTTTCTGCTTCGACACTCGAGAGACCAAGCTGATTCCAAATCATCCCGACGTCACCGTGAGCAACAGCATCTTTCGCGACGTCCGCTAAAAACTCAGACCGACGGAAAACGTCGACGATATCGATGTGTCCTGGAATGCTTGCGACACTCGGGTAGACTTTTTGACCGTTCCACTCGTTTAACGTCGGATTGACTGGAATGACTTCGTATCCATGCTGGACTAAGTAGTCAGCAATCCAGTTCGCTGTCTTTCCGGAATCACTCGAGACGCCGACGACGGCAATGCGTTTCGCATCCTTCAAATATTGACGTGCTTGTTGATCAGTAATCATCTAGAACTCCCCCTTATGAAAATAACTCTTACCTAACACTCTATACCCGAACCAAGATGAAGTATGCGAAATCGAGCACGTTTTCGACGTTTTTCAGAAATCGTCTTGAAATCAAATGAGTCGACCAATGACCCATCAGACGTCTTCTCGATGCAACTGAGAGCGAAATTGACTATTCATTCTTTTTTAGTGATTTAGGTGACATAATACTATTATTGTTATTAAATAGACTCCACAACCCTTAAACCTCTAAAAATAAGTTAAATTCTCACGTGCATCGAGTTGACCAACGACCCGTCTATCACCTTGTCGATGCAACTGAGCGCTCCCTGTCTGACAATTTAACATTGCGTGAAATAACTATTTCACGCAAATAAGTGACTGACGTATCAACGTTTGGTATACTACTACTAGAGGGGTGATTGTCGGATGAGTTTATTTAAAAACCTAGGAAAAACAATACATAAATCGACCGTTTCGGCTACAGCACCAGCGATTCCCGGTTATGAGCGGATGCCACGCTTCATTCAGTCCTATTTAGATCAGTTAGCAGCCAAACATTTCTCATTAGCAACGATGCGTCGGTACGTCTATGACTATGAAGCGTTCTTCCAATTCGTCGCTGCGGCGTCAGGTGAAGAGGTAACAGCGCGAGATATTCCACTTGAAGCATTTGTCGAGATCGATGCAGCAGGAATCGAAGCCTACGCCGAATACCTTGCCTTAACGAAACAAAATGCACCGAGCGTCATCAACCGGAAGTTATCAGCGTTACAGTCACTGTTTCGTTATTTGGTCGATACCGGTCAGTTGTCGGAAAACCCGGTCGCCAAAGTCAATCGACCGAAACAAACCAAACGGGAACCGGTTTATCTGACAAAACGCGAATGGGACGAATTGATTCAATTATTACCATCGAACGTCGAAATGAACGCGCGCGAAGCATCGCATTATGAACGGGATCGTGTCCGCGACGTGACGTTATTCCAATTACTTGGCTATAGCGGGATGCGTTTAAGTGAGATGACGCAACTCGTCTGGAACGATGTCGATTTCCACGAAAATACGCTCCGCGTCATCGGGAAAGGCAATAAAGAACGATTGATTCCACTTGCGAAACCAGCACGAATTGCCTTACGCAAATACGCGATCCATTATCAGATGCCAACGAGCGGCGCCGTACCTGTCTTCCAAAAACACGGGAAACCACTCAGCCCACGGGCAGTCCAGCATATTTTGCAGCGGCACACGGAACGGCTGAAGCCAGTCCTCCCCTTTTTAGAGCGCAAAAAAATTACGCCACATAAACTACGGCATACGTTTGCGACACGACTTGCGACCGGCGGGGTCGACGTCCTGACGATCCAGCAGTTACTCGGTCACGAATCCGTCGCAACAACGCAGGTCTATGCCCATATCGGTGATTCGGAGAAAAAACGCGCCGTCGATTTATTTGATGGTGAACGATAATAATATTATGTTAACTAAAGGGGGGATCTCATGAATTACGGGCTCAGTGAACGTAAAATCAAACAGATGTCTGATGCCTATGCCTTTCGACGGGGAAAGAAGTATGTCGCTGCCCGAAAGGTCACGTTACACAATTACCGGATGGGTGACGAGCTAATTGAAGCGAGCGTAGACGGTGAGGAACGATTCACGGTGACGGTCCGCGTCAAGGCGCACGGCGTCGACGCTGGCTGTAACTGTCCGTCGCTTGCGATGGATACGTCATTTTGTGGACACATCGTCGCTGTTTTGCTGGCGATGCATTATGTGCAGGCACACGGCACACCAACACCGCTCTCGCCGCAAATCCGCCCTTTTACGGCAATTCAAGTCGACGACGCAGGCGCGCGCAACTATTTACGCAGTCTCACACCTGATCGTCGGGTGGCGATTCATTTCGAACTGACTGGACCCGTCGTGACGCTCAAACGATTGACGGATAAACAGCAGCATCAACTGTCCCTGCCCTACTTCGATCGTTTGCTTGGACAGACAGAGTATTTGCAGCGGGTTGCGGATGTTTCGTTCAGTCCTGATTTACAGGAACGAATTGTTTCCGGTACGCCGATCGTTAAGCTCCATCTCGATCGAACGGCTCTGAAAGTTGAAGTCCGCGTGTCGTTTGATTATCAAGGGATTCAGCTGAATCCACTCGACGAGACGATTTATGCTGGACGGGATCAAGTAACGGAGCAAAGTGTCTTACGCTATTTACGTGAATTCCAAGCAACACCATCGAATTCGCACTATGTCATCACCAGTGACGCCGCGCAGTATGCTTTTTTGCGGAGTCTGCTTGACGAACGGGTTGCGCTCGGTCAACTGGTGTTATTTGCAACGCAAGCCATCCGAACGACGTTACCAAAAGGACCATTTCATCCGCGGATCGAAGTCGACGTGACAGACCGCCTCGACTGGCTTGTGTTCAACTTTTCGATGGACGGAATTCCGGAAGACGAACTGAAACTTGTCCTGAAGTCGCTCATCTTACAAAAACGCTATCACCGCTTGAAATCCGGACAGTTCGTATCTTTAGAGGCACGGGCCTTTCAGCAGTTGCAACGGGTTCTCGCCCAGATGGAAGCGAGTGAACGCGACTTACGCGACGGACGACTCGTCTTACCTGCCGTCCGGAACATGAAGCATCTGATTGGCGCTTCCATCCTCCATCTTCACGCTGATTTGCTCGAGAAATGGTTCGAATTGAAATCCGGACAAGGATTCCGGCTCGACTTGCCGAATTCGTTAGAGTCACAACTCTATCCGTATCAACGGACGGGCATTCAATTTCTGAAGAATTTGGACGCGCACGGATGTCACGGCATCTTGGCCGATGAGATGGGGCTTGGAAAGACGATTCAAGCGATTGGTTATATAGCAACGATTTCGGATAGTCGTGCACTGATCGTCGCACCAGCATCACTGCTCCGCAACTGGGAGGCGGAACTGAAGCGCTTTTTACCCGGTCGACCGGTTCATGTCGTGACGGGTTCTCAAACTAGCCGACTTTCCGAACTGGAGTACTTGGCTGAAAACACAGTGACGATCGTCTCCTATACGACTCTTCGGACCGACGTCCGTCGCCACCCTGTATATGACGTCGTTTTCTTTGATGAAGCACAGCACTTGAAGAATCCGCAGTCACAAACGGTCAGTCAACTGCGACATCTGCAAGCAAAACGCCGGTTCGCCTTGACGGGAACTCCACTTGAGAATCGACCGCGCGATATCTGGTCGATTTTCCATGTCTTGTTTCCGGAATTACTGCCGGATTTAGCGACGTTTGAGAAATGGTCGTTTGATGACATGCAACAATTCATTCAACCATTTTTATTACGGCGTGAGAAAAAAGATGTCTTACAGGACTTACCAAAGAAGCAGATCGAGCATCATTATGTCGAGCTCGGACCGAATCAAAAACGGTTATATGCGTCGTATCTCGCCAAATTGCAACTCGAGACGTTGCAGCATTTAGACGAAACGAAACGTGAAGATCGTTTGAAGTTACTGGCGGGCTTAACGCGGTTGCGGCAAATTTGCAACGATCCGGGATTATTCGTCGAGGGGTACACAGGGGAAGCAACGAAACGAACGCGTCTGCTCTCACTGATTGCAGAAAAACGAGCAGCCGGAAAACGGATCTTGATCTTCTCACAGTATACGCAAATGCTCGAGCGCATTCGTTCGGATCTCGCGCAACGTCACCTCCCCCACTTCCTATTGACGGGTGAGACACCGCTCGAAGACCGGGTCGCGTTATGCGACCGGTTCAATGACGGTGAAGTCGATCTCTTCTTGATTTCGCTTAAAGCTGGCGGAACGGGACTCAACCTCGCCTCCGCTGATACCGTCATCCTCTTTGACAGCTGGTGGAATCCGGCCGTCGAACAACAGGCAGCCGATCGCGCCCATCGGCTTGGACAACAGTCTGACGTGACCGTCATCAAATTGCTGACACGCGGAACGATCGAAGAGAAGATGACGGAATTACAAGATCGAAAAGCCAAAATGGTCGATGCCGTCCTGACGGCTCCAGACAGTGACGCTTTGACCGTCAAGGAACTCGTTCATCTCGTAACGACAAAGGAGGAACAACGGTGATCCTGGATCTCCTGCTTGGTTATCTCATCGGTAGTATTTTAGGTGGTACGCTCTTTAAGTACATTAGTCGTACCGATTTGGCACAGGTCGGTTCCGGAAACATCGGTGCCCGCAATGCCCATCGTGCCGGTGGGCTTCCGGCTTTTTTATTCGTTTATCTGTTTGATGCCGCGAAGACAGTCTTTGCGTTGCAGATCACTGACACGTTTTATCCGGTCGCCCTCGCCGTGCTCATCGGTCACTTGTTTCCGTTGTTTCACCCACGACGCGGCGGTAAAGGGTACGCTGTATTTTCCGGAATCGTCTTCGCTATCACGCCATGGGCATATCTTGCCGGATTAGGCATGCTCGGTTTGTCTTATCTCGTAACGAAAGATAGTGTCAAAGCGGGGCTTATTCCGGTCGTTTTACTTCCGTTACTACCCGTCTTCTTAGACGCAGGGTCAGTCAATATCTTGTGTACCGTTGCCGTAAGTCTACTTGTCCTGTGGGCTCATGATGCACTCCACAAGCCAGCCATTACATAAGGAGGACGTCTCCATGATCGACTTTTCCATTGCAACTGCGGACGACGCGGAAGCAATCCATGAATTGAACTACCTCACCTTCACAGAAGAGATTCCACAACATCAACCGAACACCGAACGCAAACGGATTGACCGGTTTCATGATCAAAATACTTATCTGATCGGCAAGGAAGACGATCGACTCGTCGCGATGATCGCCATTCGAAAGCATCGTCCCTTTTCGCTTGAGGAAAAGGGCGTGACGCTAGACGAGACACTGACGGATCCAGCAGAAATCCGCTTACTTAGCGTTCGTCCCGAATACCGCAATAGTCGTACGTTCATGCAATTGATGCGCTTTTTAATGGTCTACCTCGAGCGGGAGACGATTGATCATGTCTATATCAGTGGTACGACGCGAGAAGCAAAACTATACGCGCGGTTCGGCTTCACACCGATTGCACCAACGCTTGGCAGTGGCGATGCTCAGTTTGTACCGATGTTGTTGTCGCGCGCAACATATGAACGATCCGTCATCGCGGATGTCTTACGTCCCCTGCATTTTCTAGCCGGTCCGGTCGAGGTTGCGCCGACGGTCCGTCAAGCGGCGCAACAAGCACCGCGTCCACACCGTACGGCCTCGATGCGGCAGCTCGATCAAGATTTACGTGGCCGAATGTGTCAGTTGCTGGATTTGCCACATGTCTCGATGGCCGTCGGCAGCGGTACGCTCGTCAATGATATTGTCGCGCAACAACTCACTGGACATGGATTGATCCTGAACGGCGGCGAGTTCGGTCAACGCTTGATTGATCACGCGGCACGTGCCGGCAAGTCCTTTGATGTCCATACGCTTCCCCCCGGTCACCCGATCGACTTGAAGCAACTCGCTCATCAATTGAGGCAAACGGCATACAACTGGATCTGGTTGACGCATTGTGAGACGTCAACGGGTGTTCTCTATGATCTTGATGCAGTAAAAGTGCTGTTAGATGAACGAACCGCACTCGTCGTCGATGCGATCAGCGCTGTTGGAACCGGACATTTCTCATACGATGGCTGCACTTTCGTCACGACTGTTTCCGGGAAAGCGATTGGTGGTTTACCGGGTCTTGCGTTCATTGGTCACGCAGATCGCGTCCTACCTTCTCTCTGTATTCCCCGTTATCTGGATTTAGGACTCTACGCAGAAGGGGTTGCCTTTTCCGGCTCGTCGAACCTGTTGCTTGCCTGTCAGGCAGCGCTTGATGCCCTCGATCTTAATCAAGCAGCAATCAAGATGACCTATCTCGAACAAGCCGTCCGCGCAACTGGATTACAACTCCTCGCACAACAAGAAGCACAAGCGCCGGGAATACTGACGATCGTTCATCCGTCCGCAACTGATTTAGGCGACGCTCTGCGTATTCAGGGGTATCACGTCCAGTACGAAAGCGACTATCTTGTTTACAATCAGTGGCTTCAAATTTCGACGATGGGACAGACGACGATGCGACAAATTGAACGTCTCGTTCGTGTTTTAGTTCGTGAAAATGAACGAATCACCATAAAGAATGAAAAAAATGAAAGACCTCTCAACCCTTGATTTCAAGCGGTTTGGAGGTCTTTCGACTTCGAAAAGATAAAAAAGAGGTTTATGGATTTAAAACATAGGGGTATAAACTCATTAGCACCGCATCAAACCGGTGACTTACTCACACATGTTTCTCAATATCAGCGTAATGACCTGGGAGAGAAATGCAAAGTCACGAAAGCGTCAGATTCATGAGAGTCTGAAACCGATTGTCTTAGCATGTTTCATATTGTTCAGGACTTGTCCTGCTCCTACATTCATTACCTTTTGAGGGCTATACCAAATTCAAGGGGGAAATGAACATGTCAGTTAAATTAACAGCCGAAAAACGCGAGGTACGTCCACGCTCACTCCGTAAACAATTACGTCATGAAGGAAAAGCTCTTGGTGTCGTGTATGGTTACAAAGTGGAAAGTACACCAATCGCGTTTGAAGAAAAAGAATTGCTTAAAATCGTTCGAGAAAACGGTGAGAACGTCTTGATTTCACTGAAACTCGACGGTAAAAATATTAACGTCTTGATCAACCGTCGTGATATGGATGTCTTCACATCAACTGTCGATCACGTTGAATTCATCGCCGTTAAAATGGATGAAGAGACAGAAGTCGAAGCAGACGTCGTACTCGTCGGCGAAGCAGCTGGCGCTAAAGTCGGTGGATTCCTGTCACAGACACTCTTTAAAGTAACAGTCGCAGCTACACCAGATAAATTACCAGAGAACGTCGAAGTCGACGTCACGAACCTCGAAATCGGCGATTCGATTTCTGTTGCTGATCTTCCAGAACAAAAAGATTTCCGTATCGTCACAGAAGGCGACATTCAAGTCGCAGCTGTCGTCGAATCAACGCTTGAACAAGAGCTTGAGGAAATCGAAGAAGCAGAAGCTGAGGCACAAGCGGAAGCTGGTGAAGACAACGAAGCGGAAGCTACGGAAGAGTCTTCAGAAGAAGCAAAAGAAGAGAACGAAGACAACAAATAAGTCGTTTGACGATACGCCCTTCGTGGCGTATCGTTTTTTTGTGTCTTGACAATAGACAGAAGATTGCCTAAAGTGAACAGCGTATCACCTATTACCATATCCACTAGGGGAGCCCATTTGGCTGAGACGATTCACTTCGGACCCTTCGAACCTGATCTAGTTCATACTAGCGTAGGAAAGTGGAGCGATCACATCCAATGACTCCTGCTGCGCGCAGTTTTTCTGAGGACCGCTCTCTTTTTTACGGAGGGCGGTCTTTTTTGGCGTCTCCCCCATTCTAAGGAGGACGTACCTAATGCAACAATGGAAAATGAAAGAAATCATGGTCATGATGATGCTCGCCGTCGCTTGCGGGGTCATCTATCTTGGTTGGTCAACACTCTGGTTACCAATCTCAGCGATCTTCGGTCCTGTCGGTGCCAACTGGATGTTTGGGATCTGGATCATCGCGAGCCCGCTCGTCGCAGCAATCATTCAAAAGCCAGGTGCCGCTTTAATTGCGGAAGTCGTCGCGGCAGCCGTCGAACTGTTCACAGGTAGTCATTTTGGTTTATCCGCTCTTCTGATCGGAGTCTGCCAAGGACTTGGTGCGGAAATCGTCTTCGCGATGACGCGTTACCGTCGTTATGACACATGGACCTTGATGTTATCGGGTGTCGGAGCCGCGATTGGTAGCATCGTTTATAGTCTAATCGCGAACGGATTCGGTTACTACACAACGACGACGTTGCTTGCGACAACTGGCTTACAATTGATCAGCGGCGCATTACTCGGTGGCTTGCTTGCAGCCATTCTCGTCCGTCGCCTTGTTGCGACTGGTGTCTTGAACGGGTTTGCGGCAGGACGTGCGAAACGAGAAGTCGCATGATTACTGTCGACGACCTCAGCATCCGCTATCCCGGTCAGATGAAATCGGTGCTCAATCATGTATCGCTGACGATTGAGCAAGGGACGACCCTTCTGCTCGGACGAAGTGGGAGTGGCAAGACGACATTACTTCATGCCCTTGCCGGACTGACACCGGAAACGATTGAAGTCGAACAGACTGGTACCGTTACCCGGTCCGGTTCGGTCGGAATCTTGTTTCAAAATCCAGAAGAACAGTTCTGCATGGAGACGATCGGACGCGAAATCGCTTTTAGTTTAGAAAATCGCTCGATTCCGCGCGTGGAGATGGATGAACGAATTGAACGCTTACTCGCACTCGTCGGTCTCCCCCTCCCCTTCTCGACACCGATCGCGAGTCTATCCGGTGGAATGAAACAGCGTCTCGCGCTCGCAGCGGTCCTAGCACTTGAGCCGACGATCTTATTACTCGATGAACCAACGGCTCAGATTGATCCAATCGGACAACATGAGCTGATGGCGTTGATTTTTCGAATTCAAAAAGAACACGATTTAACGATCGTCTTGATCGAACACCAACTCGATGTCTGTTTGCCGTACGTCGACCAGGTCGTCTTACTTGAGGACGGATCGATTACTGCGACAGCAGATCCACGGGATCTGTTCCCGCAGGATTACAAAGAGCTTCAAACGAAAGGTATTGCCGTTCCCTCTTTGTATCCGTATACGTTAGAGACGTTACCCATAGATGGACCGCAAGCGGCGCGACTTCATGTGCCTTCCCCCGTCGCTACAGCTGGTCGCTCTTTGTTACACGTCGCTGCATTATCGACGAAAGCACCATATCCGCTGACCGATGCGACATTTTCCCTGCAGACAGGAGAATGGGTGATGCTGCTTGGGGCAAATGGATCCGGGAAAAGTACACTGCTTGCGACACTCGGGCGGTTGCTTCCCAATCGTGGAACGTATCAGCTCCAGGGGCGACCGGTTCATCGTTACTCCCGGCGTCGCTTTTATGAGCACGTTGGCTATGTCTTTCAACAACCGGATCTGCAGTTTCTTAAGCTGACGGTCGAAGCGGAAATCGACTGGAGCCACCGGGCAGCGACGAACGTTAAGCGCGCGGCGTTGCTCGAACGGCTGGAACTGACATCTGTCAAACAGCAGTCACCCCTTGCTCTTAGTACGGGGCAACAACGACGGCTCAGCGTCGCAACGATGCTCGGACAAACGAAAGACTTATTGTTGCTCGATGAACCGACCTTCGGACAAGATGGATTGACGACACGACGCTTAATGGAACAGTTACAGATGGAACAACAGAACGGTACGACACTCGTCATGGCGACGCATGATATGGAGCTCGTCGCCCGGTATGCGGATCGTGTCCTCGTCATGGAGCAAGGACGGATTGCTTTTGACGGTCGCCCAAGCGAGTTATTCGCTGACGTTCCATTACTCGAGCGCTGTCAGCTACAACGTCCACTTTCGTACCAATTCCAGGAGGTGAAACGTGATGCAAACGAACGTGTCCCCGTTCGCTAAACTCAATCCCGTCATTAAGGGAAGCGGATTGTTTTTGATCATGTTTGCCTTGATTGCAACGAATGACTGGGTCAAAACGTTAGTATTCCTGAGTTTTGCTATCGCACTGCTACTCCTCTCCGGATGGGGTCCTTTTGATTTCTTGAAGCGACTTGCGCCGTATAGTCTATTATTCTTATTGACGTTCTGGATGATGGCGGCTTTCGGCAAAGGAACGAATATTCTTTGGTCGTTTGGTTGGTTTCATGTCACGTCGGAAAGCGTCGCGCACGGCTGGTTACTTGCCTTGCGGATGGCCACGTTCGTCTGCTTGAGCCTCGCTTTCGTCACGACGACCGACGCGACCCGTTTCGTAATGAGCTTGATCCATCAGGCGAAGTTATCGCCCCGCTTTGCTTACGGATTCCTTGCCGGGATTCGCTTTCTGCCGCAACTGGTCGAAGAAGTCCGCGTTTTGCGGCAAGTCCGGATGATTCGCAATGTGCACAGTCGCTTTCCTGGTGATGGATTTCTTTCAATTGGCTTGCCGCTCTTCTCACGATCGATCCAGCGGGCAGAACGGATGGCGATTGCTCTCGAAGCCCGTCACTTTTCAGCAGAGCGAACGTATTACGAGGTACCGGTCGTTCAGCGTCAGGATATTATTTATCTCGTGGTCATCCTCCTATTCATCAGTCTTGTCTTTTGGCTATGATTACCGTCACCCGTATCCGGGTACACTCTAGCAAGACAGATTGAAGGAGAACGACATGAAACGTATCCTCTTGATTGGTGCAGGTCACGCTCACCTGCATTGCATTACACACGGACCAACAGAAGACGTCGAGTGGCTGGTCCTGAACGCCTCGACGTACCAATATTACTCGGGCATGTACTCTGGGCTTGCTGACGGAACATACGACATGGATGAGATCCGTATCGACGTCGCCGTCTTATGTCGCGCCTATGATAAACCATTCATCGAGGAGACCGTCATCAAAATCGACCCCGTTGAAAAAGTCGTCTTCGGTGCATCCGGCAGACACTATACTTATGACGTCGTCTCAACGAATATCGGCTCGTTCGACTGGTCGGAAGATACGACGCGATTATCGATTAAACCGAACTACCGGTTACCGGATACATTAAAGCGACTGCAACAAGCAAAGCGTCCGGTCGTGATTGGGAGCGGAGCAGCTGCCGTCGAGGTGGCGGCGTCCTTGAAAGCGGCGGGTGTACCGATCACATTGATCACGGATCCAGATATCCTTTCTCGTCATCCGGCAGCGGAAGCCATTACGAGACGGTTAAAAGAACTCGAAGTGTACTGGATCCGGGAACGTCCTATAGATGACGAACTACCATTCCGCTTTATGCATCATCCACCAATCGAGTCAGATGCAATCGTCCGCTTGACGGGTGCCAAAGCTCCGGCATTGTTTGCAGACAGCAATCTCTTCACGGAAAACGGATTTTTACTCGTCAATGAACAGTTACAAGCGCTCGATCATCCAAGTTTGTTTGCTGCGGGTGACGCTGCGACCCTCGTCGCCTACCCCGACATTCCGAAGAATGGTGTCACGGCTGTCCGGCAAGCGCCAATTTTGCTTACGAACCTTTTACGATACCTAGAGGAAGAAGCACTGCAAACCTATCGTCCGCAAACGAACTATTTGACGATTTTATCGATGGGACCGCGTCATGCGGTTTCCCTGTATGGTCGTCATTATTCGACGCACCCGTTCGGTTGGTACCTGAAGCGCTGGATTGATCAACGGTTCATGCGGAAGTATCGCTCATAAAAGTGTGCGCCGGCGCACACTTTTTCTGTACACAAAAACAAGCCATGGACGCGTGTCCATGGCTTGTTGGATTAGACGGTTTCATTTCCTTTAACGTACGTCAGTAATGTCTCGTTGAACTTCTCTTGTTCGTCAAGCAACATCCCGTGTCCACTCTCTTCGAAGACTTCGAGTCGTGCATGTGGGATTTCTTTTTGCATCTCTTCCGCAAACTCGAACGGACAGACTCGGTCTTTTTTACCGTGGATGATTAACGTATCGACTTTAATGTTTTCGAGTTTTCCACGTAAGTCTTCGTCACGCAAGGCGATTGCTGACTGAATCGTTCCGTGGGACGAAGCGGCGATGCTAAGACCATGGAACCATTGTTGTAGCGGTTCTGGATGTTCCTTCG
This region includes:
- a CDS encoding glycerol-3-phosphate acyltransferase; the protein is MILDLLLGYLIGSILGGTLFKYISRTDLAQVGSGNIGARNAHRAGGLPAFLFVYLFDAAKTVFALQITDTFYPVALAVLIGHLFPLFHPRRGGKGYAVFSGIVFAITPWAYLAGLGMLGLSYLVTKDSVKAGLIPVVLLPLLPVFLDAGSVNILCTVAVSLLVLWAHDALHKPAIT
- a CDS encoding GNAT family N-acetyltransferase, producing the protein MIDFSIATADDAEAIHELNYLTFTEEIPQHQPNTERKRIDRFHDQNTYLIGKEDDRLVAMIAIRKHRPFSLEEKGVTLDETLTDPAEIRLLSVRPEYRNSRTFMQLMRFLMVYLERETIDHVYISGTTREAKLYARFGFTPIAPTLGSGDAQFVPMLLSRATYERSVIADVLRPLHFLAGPVEVAPTVRQAAQQAPRPHRTASMRQLDQDLRGRMCQLLDLPHVSMAVGSGTLVNDIVAQQLTGHGLILNGGEFGQRLIDHAARAGKSFDVHTLPPGHPIDLKQLAHQLRQTAYNWIWLTHCETSTGVLYDLDAVKVLLDERTALVVDAISAVGTGHFSYDGCTFVTTVSGKAIGGLPGLAFIGHADRVLPSLCIPRYLDLGLYAEGVAFSGSSNLLLACQAALDALDLNQAAIKMTYLEQAVRATGLQLLAQQEAQAPGILTIVHPSATDLGDALRIQGYHVQYESDYLVYNQWLQISTMGQTTMRQIERLVRVLVRENERITIKNEKNERPLNP
- a CDS encoding 50S ribosomal protein L25/general stress protein Ctc, with amino-acid sequence MSVKLTAEKREVRPRSLRKQLRHEGKALGVVYGYKVESTPIAFEEKELLKIVRENGENVLISLKLDGKNINVLINRRDMDVFTSTVDHVEFIAVKMDEETEVEADVVLVGEAAGAKVGGFLSQTLFKVTVAATPDKLPENVEVDVTNLEIGDSISVADLPEQKDFRIVTEGDIQVAAVVESTLEQELEEIEEAEAEAQAEAGEDNEAEATEESSEEAKEENEDNK
- a CDS encoding ECF transporter S component, whose protein sequence is MQQWKMKEIMVMMMLAVACGVIYLGWSTLWLPISAIFGPVGANWMFGIWIIASPLVAAIIQKPGAALIAEVVAAAVELFTGSHFGLSALLIGVCQGLGAEIVFAMTRYRRYDTWTLMLSGVGAAIGSIVYSLIANGFGYYTTTTLLATTGLQLISGALLGGLLAAILVRRLVATGVLNGFAAGRAKREVA
- a CDS encoding ABC transporter ATP-binding protein, with protein sequence MITVDDLSIRYPGQMKSVLNHVSLTIEQGTTLLLGRSGSGKTTLLHALAGLTPETIEVEQTGTVTRSGSVGILFQNPEEQFCMETIGREIAFSLENRSIPRVEMDERIERLLALVGLPLPFSTPIASLSGGMKQRLALAAVLALEPTILLLDEPTAQIDPIGQHELMALIFRIQKEHDLTIVLIEHQLDVCLPYVDQVVLLEDGSITATADPRDLFPQDYKELQTKGIAVPSLYPYTLETLPIDGPQAARLHVPSPVATAGRSLLHVAALSTKAPYPLTDATFSLQTGEWVMLLGANGSGKSTLLATLGRLLPNRGTYQLQGRPVHRYSRRRFYEHVGYVFQQPDLQFLKLTVEAEIDWSHRAATNVKRAALLERLELTSVKQQSPLALSTGQQRRLSVATMLGQTKDLLLLDEPTFGQDGLTTRRLMEQLQMEQQNGTTLVMATHDMELVARYADRVLVMEQGRIAFDGRPSELFADVPLLERCQLQRPLSYQFQEVKRDANERVPVR